Proteins co-encoded in one Colletes latitarsis isolate SP2378_abdomen chromosome 13, iyColLati1, whole genome shotgun sequence genomic window:
- the Herc4 gene encoding HECT and RLD domain containing E3 ubiquitin ligase 4 isoform X2 codes for MFCWGSAIHGELGLGGIEDENILIPHEVNFKRAAEIEQIACGENYTIIITHDGQIYSCGNNDYGQLGHEKGRKRFQLVPDLDAFVFKKVACGAHHTVVVNEWGQLFSWGSNGEGQLGLNSKNIIECTPRMVKTLGTSVIVQIACGAKHTLALTNNGELYSWGSNNEGQLGLGSDIKNEIKPKLVSSLVGVPIAFIACGGYHSIAISKSGAIFGWGKNTFGQLGLNNTQDRNIPCQLQTLQNAKVCYAACGEEFSVFLTLDGGVFTCGAGMYGQLGHGNNSNEILPRQVMELMGSTVTQISCGKRHTLALVPSRGRIYAWGLGGAGQLGNRVTRSIATPQVVHGPWVAPNGTAMIDLDKEFSFSSIDCIVTHIFTGGDHCFATVIPRKDNIEPDDCRILGSSYQILEINEEQLMACQRVPPGSPIDHDLMTYLETVFKSQACLNGSFLLNNDNHYGCSSKQHGLDLNQASRSFGIIRELDNNTIQELIFTCISESLIPSYASLPSSIYCLESLRIFLILPLYHGFADPINRNLLHKPFCKAVLALKPEVLEIVSKWWAEAPSHYFERLVRIHKSVVLHYVKESKATKVVPWDATLQLVLDFLHLLNKLNNEGKERNIVPYATFHLPELIEYIDIRDDYVKWIVEKEHYSCQKVFCHYPFLLDAQAKTILLETDQAIQMQSAMNEAATRAATYQMFLYPFSVNEHHNIQFVLLNVSRENIVADTLLELSRYDSRDLKKPLRVKFHGEEAEDAGGVKKEFFMLLLKEILDPKYGMFKQYEETRIIWFSEDSFEDENMYFLIGVLCGLVIYNFIIIDLPFPLALYKKLLLEPVGLIDVKEMSPVLAKSMQSVLDYDEPDFEEIFCLNFEVVREAFGEKRIYELIPGGSKIPVTLKNKKQFVDLYVDYILNKSVEVHFKEFHKGFHKVCGGRVLELFHSYELMAVVVGNEDYDWEELEKNAMYKEGYTKNDPTIQLFWQVFRELSLEEKKKFLLFLTGSDRIPIQGMKAIKITIQPLGDERMLPVAHTCFNLLDLPRYQTRERLRYKLQQAIQQTHGFSLV; via the exons ATGTTTTGCTGGGGTAGTGCTATACACGGGGAACTGGGTTTAGGTGGTATCGAGGATGAGAATATTTTAATACCCCACGAAGTAAACTTTAAAAGAGCAGCAGAGATTGAACAAA ttGCATGTGGTGAAAATTATACGATAATTATTACCCATGATGGCCAAATATATTCGTGTGGAAATAACGATTATGGACAACTTGGCCACGAAAAGGGAAGAAAAAGATTTC AGTTGGTACCTGACTTAGAtgcatttgtatttaaaaaggTAGCTTGCGGTGCACATCACACGGTAGTAGTAAATGAATGGGGGCAGCTGTTTAGTTGGGGATCTAACGGAGAAGGCCAGCTAG GTttgaattccaaaaatattatcGAGTGTACGCCACGTATGGTAAAAACACTTGGTACTAGCGTAATTGTGCAAATAGCTTGCGGTGCGAAGCATACGCTCGCATTGACGAATAATGGCGAATTATATAGTTGGGGCTCTAATAACGAAGGGCAACTTGGTTTGGGTTCCGACATCAAAAACGAAATAAAGCCTAAACTTGTAAGTAGTCTAGTCGGTGTGCCTATTGCTTTTATTGCCTGCGGAGGGTATCACAGCATAGCCATATCGAAATCAG GAGCTATATTCGGTTGGGGCAAAAATACGTTTGGTCAGTTGGGGCTAAACAACACACAGGACAGGAACATTCCTTGCCAGTTGCAAACCTtgcagaatgcaaaagtatgttacGCAGCATGCGGTGAAGAATTTTCTGTATTTTTGACATTG GATGGTGGGGTGTTCACTTGCGGAGCAGGAATGTACGGTCAGTTGGGGCATGGAAataattcgaatgaaattttgccCCGTCAAGTTATGGAACTTATGGGTAGCACAGTTACGCAG ATCTCCTGTGGTAAAAGACACACATTGGCATTGGTGCCATCTCGTGGAAGAATTTACGCATGGGGTTTGGGTGGGGCAGGACAATTGGGCAACCGTGTTACACGTAGTATAGCCACTCCGCAGGTAGTACATGGACCATGGGTTGCCCCTAATGGCACTGCGATGATTGATCTTGATAAGGAATTCAGTTTCTCTAGCATCGACTGTATAGTTACTCATATCTTTACTGGTGGTGATCATTGTTTCGCAACCGTAATCCCACGGAAG GATAATATAGAACCAGACGACTGTAGAATATTAGGATCTTCTTATCAAATTCTTGAAATAAACGAAGAACAATTAATGGCATGTCAGAGAGTTCCACCAGGCTCGCCAATTGATCATGACCTTATGAC ATATTTAGAGACCGTATTTAAGAGCCAAGCTTGTTTGAACGGATCATTTTTGCTTAATAACGATAATCACTATGGATGTTCAAGCAAACAACACGGACTGGATCTGAATCAAGCTAGCAGATCGTTTGGAATTATTAGGGAATTGGATAACAACACGATTCAGGAACTG ATATTTACTTGCATATCAGAGAGCTTGATTCCATCCTATGCTAGCTTACCATCTAGCATATATTGTCTGGAATCTTTAAGAATCTTCTTAATATTACCTTTGTATCACGGTTTTGCAGATCCCATTAATCGTAATTTATTGCATAAACCATTTTGCAAAGCTGTTTTAGCATTAAAACCAGAGGTTCTTGAAATTGTATCTAAATGGTGGGCCGAAGCGCCATCGCACTATTTCGAAAGATTAGTCAGAATTCATAAGtcagttgttcttcattacgtaAAGGAATCGAAAGCAACAAAG GTTGTGCCCTGGGATGCTACGCTCCAACTTGTTTTGGATTtcttacatttactaaataaattGAATAACGAAGGCAAAGAAAGGAACATTGTGCCCTACGCTACATTTCATTTACCAGAATTGATAGAATACATAGACATTAGAGACGATTATGTGAAGTGGATCGTAGAGAAGGAACACTATTCT TGCCAGAAAGTCTTCTGTCACTATCCTTTTCTTCTGGACGCTCAAGCAAAGACGATACTGCTTGAGACCGATCAAGCCATTCAG ATGCAGTCAGCAATGAACGAAGCTGCTACTCGAGCTGCCACGTATCAAATGTTTTTGTACCCATTCTCTGTAAACGAGCACCATAATATTCAATTTGTGCTGTTGAACGTGTCTCGCGAAAACATAGTTGCAGACACTTTATTGGAACTGTCCCGCTATGATTCCAGAGACTTGAAAAAACCTCTACGA GTAAAGTTTCACGGTGAGGAAGCAGAAGATGCAGGAGGCGTTAAGAAAGAGTTCTTTATGCTTCTGTTGAAAGAAATTCTTGACCCAAAGTACGGTATGTTCAAACAGTACGAAGAGACCAGAATCATTTGGTTCAGCGAAGACTCTTTCGAGGATGAAAATATGTATTTTCTCATCGGAGTCCTCTGTGGGCTTGTAATTTACAATTTCATTATTATTGATTTACCATTCCCACTGGCTTTATATAAGAAATTGTTGCTCGAACCAGTTGGACTGATCGATGTTAAAGAAATGTCCCCAGTACTCGCTAA GAGCATGCAAAGCGTACTCGATTACGACGAACCGGATTTCGAAGAAATCTTTTGTCTGAACTTTGAAGTTGTCAGAGAAGCGTTTGGTGAGAAAAGAATTTACGAACTTATACCAGGAGGTAGTAAAATTCCAGTTACATTGAAAAATAA AAAACAGTTCGTTGACTTGTACGTAGATTATATACTGAACAAATCTGTCGAAGTGCATTTTAAAGAATTTCACAAAGGTTTCCATAAAGTTTGCGGTGGAAGAGTGCTGGAGTTGTTTCATAGTTACGAATTAATGGCAGTGGTGGTAGGAAATGAAGATTATGATTGGGAGGAGTTGGAAAAGAATGCAATGTATAAAGAAgggtatacgaaaaacgatcCTACGATTCAATTGTTTTGGCAAGTATTTCGTGAACTGTCTTTGGAGGAGAAGAAaaagtttttattgtttttaacTGGAAGCGATAGAATACCTATACAAGGCATGAAAGCGATCAAG
- the Herc4 gene encoding HECT and RLD domain containing E3 ubiquitin ligase 4 isoform X1 codes for MANWTKKRRLACEPVVAEEYPSLEVTKDMFCWGSAIHGELGLGGIEDENILIPHEVNFKRAAEIEQIACGENYTIIITHDGQIYSCGNNDYGQLGHEKGRKRFQLVPDLDAFVFKKVACGAHHTVVVNEWGQLFSWGSNGEGQLGLNSKNIIECTPRMVKTLGTSVIVQIACGAKHTLALTNNGELYSWGSNNEGQLGLGSDIKNEIKPKLVSSLVGVPIAFIACGGYHSIAISKSGAIFGWGKNTFGQLGLNNTQDRNIPCQLQTLQNAKVCYAACGEEFSVFLTLDGGVFTCGAGMYGQLGHGNNSNEILPRQVMELMGSTVTQISCGKRHTLALVPSRGRIYAWGLGGAGQLGNRVTRSIATPQVVHGPWVAPNGTAMIDLDKEFSFSSIDCIVTHIFTGGDHCFATVIPRKDNIEPDDCRILGSSYQILEINEEQLMACQRVPPGSPIDHDLMTYLETVFKSQACLNGSFLLNNDNHYGCSSKQHGLDLNQASRSFGIIRELDNNTIQELIFTCISESLIPSYASLPSSIYCLESLRIFLILPLYHGFADPINRNLLHKPFCKAVLALKPEVLEIVSKWWAEAPSHYFERLVRIHKSVVLHYVKESKATKVVPWDATLQLVLDFLHLLNKLNNEGKERNIVPYATFHLPELIEYIDIRDDYVKWIVEKEHYSCQKVFCHYPFLLDAQAKTILLETDQAIQMQSAMNEAATRAATYQMFLYPFSVNEHHNIQFVLLNVSRENIVADTLLELSRYDSRDLKKPLRVKFHGEEAEDAGGVKKEFFMLLLKEILDPKYGMFKQYEETRIIWFSEDSFEDENMYFLIGVLCGLVIYNFIIIDLPFPLALYKKLLLEPVGLIDVKEMSPVLAKSMQSVLDYDEPDFEEIFCLNFEVVREAFGEKRIYELIPGGSKIPVTLKNKKQFVDLYVDYILNKSVEVHFKEFHKGFHKVCGGRVLELFHSYELMAVVVGNEDYDWEELEKNAMYKEGYTKNDPTIQLFWQVFRELSLEEKKKFLLFLTGSDRIPIQGMKAIKITIQPLGDERMLPVAHTCFNLLDLPRYQTRERLRYKLQQAIQQTHGFSLV; via the exons ATG GCAAACTGGACCAAAAAGCGACGTCTGGCTTGTGAGCCTGTTGTAGCAGAGGAATATCCTTCACTCGAAGTAACAAAAGATATGTTTTGCTGGGGTAGTGCTATACACGGGGAACTGGGTTTAGGTGGTATCGAGGATGAGAATATTTTAATACCCCACGAAGTAAACTTTAAAAGAGCAGCAGAGATTGAACAAA ttGCATGTGGTGAAAATTATACGATAATTATTACCCATGATGGCCAAATATATTCGTGTGGAAATAACGATTATGGACAACTTGGCCACGAAAAGGGAAGAAAAAGATTTC AGTTGGTACCTGACTTAGAtgcatttgtatttaaaaaggTAGCTTGCGGTGCACATCACACGGTAGTAGTAAATGAATGGGGGCAGCTGTTTAGTTGGGGATCTAACGGAGAAGGCCAGCTAG GTttgaattccaaaaatattatcGAGTGTACGCCACGTATGGTAAAAACACTTGGTACTAGCGTAATTGTGCAAATAGCTTGCGGTGCGAAGCATACGCTCGCATTGACGAATAATGGCGAATTATATAGTTGGGGCTCTAATAACGAAGGGCAACTTGGTTTGGGTTCCGACATCAAAAACGAAATAAAGCCTAAACTTGTAAGTAGTCTAGTCGGTGTGCCTATTGCTTTTATTGCCTGCGGAGGGTATCACAGCATAGCCATATCGAAATCAG GAGCTATATTCGGTTGGGGCAAAAATACGTTTGGTCAGTTGGGGCTAAACAACACACAGGACAGGAACATTCCTTGCCAGTTGCAAACCTtgcagaatgcaaaagtatgttacGCAGCATGCGGTGAAGAATTTTCTGTATTTTTGACATTG GATGGTGGGGTGTTCACTTGCGGAGCAGGAATGTACGGTCAGTTGGGGCATGGAAataattcgaatgaaattttgccCCGTCAAGTTATGGAACTTATGGGTAGCACAGTTACGCAG ATCTCCTGTGGTAAAAGACACACATTGGCATTGGTGCCATCTCGTGGAAGAATTTACGCATGGGGTTTGGGTGGGGCAGGACAATTGGGCAACCGTGTTACACGTAGTATAGCCACTCCGCAGGTAGTACATGGACCATGGGTTGCCCCTAATGGCACTGCGATGATTGATCTTGATAAGGAATTCAGTTTCTCTAGCATCGACTGTATAGTTACTCATATCTTTACTGGTGGTGATCATTGTTTCGCAACCGTAATCCCACGGAAG GATAATATAGAACCAGACGACTGTAGAATATTAGGATCTTCTTATCAAATTCTTGAAATAAACGAAGAACAATTAATGGCATGTCAGAGAGTTCCACCAGGCTCGCCAATTGATCATGACCTTATGAC ATATTTAGAGACCGTATTTAAGAGCCAAGCTTGTTTGAACGGATCATTTTTGCTTAATAACGATAATCACTATGGATGTTCAAGCAAACAACACGGACTGGATCTGAATCAAGCTAGCAGATCGTTTGGAATTATTAGGGAATTGGATAACAACACGATTCAGGAACTG ATATTTACTTGCATATCAGAGAGCTTGATTCCATCCTATGCTAGCTTACCATCTAGCATATATTGTCTGGAATCTTTAAGAATCTTCTTAATATTACCTTTGTATCACGGTTTTGCAGATCCCATTAATCGTAATTTATTGCATAAACCATTTTGCAAAGCTGTTTTAGCATTAAAACCAGAGGTTCTTGAAATTGTATCTAAATGGTGGGCCGAAGCGCCATCGCACTATTTCGAAAGATTAGTCAGAATTCATAAGtcagttgttcttcattacgtaAAGGAATCGAAAGCAACAAAG GTTGTGCCCTGGGATGCTACGCTCCAACTTGTTTTGGATTtcttacatttactaaataaattGAATAACGAAGGCAAAGAAAGGAACATTGTGCCCTACGCTACATTTCATTTACCAGAATTGATAGAATACATAGACATTAGAGACGATTATGTGAAGTGGATCGTAGAGAAGGAACACTATTCT TGCCAGAAAGTCTTCTGTCACTATCCTTTTCTTCTGGACGCTCAAGCAAAGACGATACTGCTTGAGACCGATCAAGCCATTCAG ATGCAGTCAGCAATGAACGAAGCTGCTACTCGAGCTGCCACGTATCAAATGTTTTTGTACCCATTCTCTGTAAACGAGCACCATAATATTCAATTTGTGCTGTTGAACGTGTCTCGCGAAAACATAGTTGCAGACACTTTATTGGAACTGTCCCGCTATGATTCCAGAGACTTGAAAAAACCTCTACGA GTAAAGTTTCACGGTGAGGAAGCAGAAGATGCAGGAGGCGTTAAGAAAGAGTTCTTTATGCTTCTGTTGAAAGAAATTCTTGACCCAAAGTACGGTATGTTCAAACAGTACGAAGAGACCAGAATCATTTGGTTCAGCGAAGACTCTTTCGAGGATGAAAATATGTATTTTCTCATCGGAGTCCTCTGTGGGCTTGTAATTTACAATTTCATTATTATTGATTTACCATTCCCACTGGCTTTATATAAGAAATTGTTGCTCGAACCAGTTGGACTGATCGATGTTAAAGAAATGTCCCCAGTACTCGCTAA GAGCATGCAAAGCGTACTCGATTACGACGAACCGGATTTCGAAGAAATCTTTTGTCTGAACTTTGAAGTTGTCAGAGAAGCGTTTGGTGAGAAAAGAATTTACGAACTTATACCAGGAGGTAGTAAAATTCCAGTTACATTGAAAAATAA AAAACAGTTCGTTGACTTGTACGTAGATTATATACTGAACAAATCTGTCGAAGTGCATTTTAAAGAATTTCACAAAGGTTTCCATAAAGTTTGCGGTGGAAGAGTGCTGGAGTTGTTTCATAGTTACGAATTAATGGCAGTGGTGGTAGGAAATGAAGATTATGATTGGGAGGAGTTGGAAAAGAATGCAATGTATAAAGAAgggtatacgaaaaacgatcCTACGATTCAATTGTTTTGGCAAGTATTTCGTGAACTGTCTTTGGAGGAGAAGAAaaagtttttattgtttttaacTGGAAGCGATAGAATACCTATACAAGGCATGAAAGCGATCAAG